DNA sequence from the Selenomonas timonae genome:
GCGATCGCCAAGAGCGCCTTCCTTGCGAAGATCGACCAGTACAGCGGCAGCAAGGGCTTCATCATCATGCTGATCGGGCGCATGGTGCCCTACCTTCCCTCCGCTGTCATGAACGCTGTCGGCGCGCTCTCCTCCATCCGCTTCCGCGACTATGTACTCGCCTCGCTCGTCGGCAAATTTCCCTCGACGGGCATCGAAGCGATCATCGGGCACGACCTCATCATGCAGCAGGAGGACAATACGCGCCTCATCATCGTCGTGATCTGCGCCGGTATTCTGATCTACGGGGCAATACGCTACGAAAAGCACATGATGCGCGCCGAAGCCGTCGTGCGGGATACGGAGAAAAAAGAATGACGCGCCGCTCATTTTTGCAGACTGCCATGAGCACCATTCTCTCGATGGGCTTTGGCGGTCTCTTTTCGTCTCATCACGCTGCCGCCGCTGCCGAAAACATCCGTCATCTGCGCCAGATCGTTACGGCGCAGCCCGACAGGACGCGCATGATAGCGTGGGACAGTCCGCAGCTGCTCCAAGATGTACGCGTCGAAGTATCGCGCGCCGGCGGGAAAACAGACACGTACGCTCCCTCCTATCGCTATCTCATGATGGACGACGAGGTACAGTTCATCTATCATGCAGAGATTCCCGTTTCTGACGGCGCATCGTATCGCGTGATAGAGCCGAACGGCGCAACGGCATGGATTCCGCTCACACGCAGCGCAAGTGAGATGACGCGCGCCCTCCTCTTCTCAGACAGCCAATGCGGCGAAAGCTACGATGTGTGGCGGGAGGTCTATTATGCGGCATGGCAGCGTCACCCGCAGGCGGACTTTGCCGCCATCGTCGGTGACCTCACGGACAACGGTGAGTCCGCATGGCATTGGCGCGCATTCTTTGAGGCAATGGAGGCAGGGACAGCGCTCGCACGGCATCCCCATGTCCCCGTCCTTGGCAATCACGAGTACTACGGATTGCAGTGGACTGCCGTGCCGCCCGTCCGCTATCTCCGCACCTTTGCCCTGCCCGACAACGGCAGCCGTGATTTTCGCGGACACTACTACTCCTTTGATCTCGGCGCAGTGCACTGCATTGTCCTCGATACCCAGTTCCTTGAGGCGGAGGAACGCGGCGCGGCGCTGAGGGCAGAGCAGATGGACTGGCTTCAGCGGGACGCGATGGCAAGCACAGCACCGTGGAAGCTCGTCCTCATGCACAAGGATATCCTAGCGTACGGTGACTATCAGGTCGAGCAGCATACAAATCACGGCATCAGCGACGTGGGACAGACTTTCTTGGACACATTCGATACGCTCGGCATCGACCTCGTCGTCTCGGGTCACGTCCACGCCTACCGTCGCCGACAGCTCCGCACGCGACAGACGGATGCACACGGTACGCTCTACCTCCTCGCTGGGCCTGCGGGAAATGAGTATTTCGATGTTCCCGCCGAAGACTATGACCTCGCGGCAGGGTCAAATCCAGCGCCGTCCAACTACCTCTATATGGAGGCGGATGCACAGCATCTCCACATCCGCTGTGAAACAGTGCGCGGCACAATACTTGATACTGCAGAACTGCATAAATAAAACGGGGACTTCCTACAAAATTTTCGTAGGAAATCCCCATTTTTGATTTTCGTATCTTCTTGCCCTACACTGTGACGATGCCCAGCACAATGGCAAAGAACAGCGAGATGATCGAGAGCCCCCAGAGCCATGGCGCACAGAAGCGCAGTAGCTCCTTGATGGAGACACCCGCAAGTCCGCAGCAGAGGAATGTAGTCGCCGCGTGCGGCGTGACGAGGACGGCGAAGTTCTTGCCGACGAGCATCGCGTTCGACATATTCTCCGGTGAAATGCCGTATTGCTCACCGACGCCGATCGCAAGGGGCAGCAGTCCAAAGAAATATGGGCTCGTGCCGAGCATCATGCCGATCGGCACGGCAAAGATTCCCATGATAATGTGGAAGTAGGGGCCGAGGACGCTCGGAATGAGCATGACGAGTGTCTCCGCCATCGCATCCATCATCTTCGTCCCCGTCAGAACGCCGAGGAAGACGCCCGAGGCGAGCAGGATCATGGGCACGCCCAGTGCCTCACCTGCATGCGCCTTAATGCGCTTGCCCTGCATCTTCGGGTCGGGGAAGTTCACAATGAGGGCGAGCGATAGTCCGATCATGAATGCGGCGTACAGCTGGATCTTCGTGAAGCAGAGGAGGGCGATGACACCGACCGTGAGGAGCAGGTTGAACCAGAAGAGTTTCGGACGCTTCAGCGCAGCGGCTTCCTCATCGGAAATCTGATGCGCCGAGGACGCATCCTCATCCAGCTCCGCAGCCTTGCCTGTCGGGTGCAGACCCGCGCCGCGCCGTTTTTCCAGAACGCCCATGAATGCCGCAAAGATGAGCACCATGATGATACCGACAATCTGCAGCGGAATGAGCGTATGCCAGAGCGCGTTGACATCGGTGTTCAGAATGACGCCGACGCGTGCGACCGGGCCGCCCCATGGCAGGAGGTTCATGATGCTCATGGCAGCGCCGATGATGACGCAGAGCACGACGGGGCGAATGTGCAGCTTCTTGTAGATCGGCAGCATTGCAGGAATCGTCACGAGCAGCGTTGCGGCGAGCGCACCGTCGAGATGGGCAATCGTCGCAATACAGGCGGTTGCCACTGTGACCAGGATGACGTTCGATCTCGCATGCTTCACGAGAAAGTCGACCAACGGGTCGAAGAGTCCAACCTCCGACATGATTGAGAAGTAGACGATGGAAAAGATAAAGAGTACGGCGACCGGCATGGTCGTTGTAACGCCAGTCTTCATGAACTCCGCAATCTGCGTGAAGTCAAATCCGCAGACAACGGCGCAGAGGATCGGCACGATGACGAAGATCGGCGTCGGATGTGCCTTGGACTGCAACAGCAGGTAGATGATCAAGAAGATCATCACAAAGCCTGTGATGGCTAATAACATGAAAAACCCTCCATTCCAAAAGTTGTTTCACGTTTCCTTGAGCAGTTCGGACTGCTCTATTTCGTAGAGAAAATGTGTGAGTGCAACGAGATCCGCAGAGCCGCCGGGGCTGACCCACGCGGCAATCAGCTGCGCATCAAACGCCTCGACCGCCGTGCGACCTGCCTCCGTGCCCATCCCCCCAAGTCCGACGATGCGGGCGGCCTCCGCCTGCACGCGCTGCAGCATGGCAAGGTCATGACGGCCGAGGATGTTCGTGTCCATATTGTGCGCCATGAGGACGAGGAGGACATCGACGAGCACATCGTTCAGCGGCATTCCCTCCGCTCTGCGCGTGCGGTAGAGCGGCAACGCATGCTCTTTCACGAGCGGGAATCCCGCCTCTGCCTCACCGCGTACGCCTGTGAGGCCGTAGGTGAGATAGGCTGCCTGCCCCTTTGTCTCAGGCACGGCATTCTTTGCAAGCGTACCGTAATCCGCGCGGCATAGTCCCGTGCAGATCGTCCGCGCAGCGTCGAGCAATCGATCCGCCGTCAGCGGCTCGCCGTGTGCGCCGAACCAGCCCGCCGCACCGAGCAGGATTCCGAAGTTGAAGATTGCGCCCTTATGCGTGTTCACGCCCCCCGTGCGTGCATACATCGCAGATTCTGCCGCGCGCCCAAGCGGACGCAGGACAGAGAGCAGCGTCTCCAAAGCCCCCCCATACGCCT
Encoded proteins:
- the citG gene encoding triphosphoribosyl-dephospho-CoA synthase CitG, which gives rise to MCDADRIASCAVESLLVEVAATPKPGLVDRANNGAHADMDFFTFQASAAALAPHFTAFVRAGEAYGGALETLLSVLRPLGRAAESAMYARTGGVNTHKGAIFNFGILLGAAGWFGAHGEPLTADRLLDAARTICTGLCRADYGTLAKNAVPETKGQAAYLTYGLTGVRGEAEAGFPLVKEHALPLYRTRRAEGMPLNDVLVDVLLVLMAHNMDTNILGRHDLAMLQRVQAEAARIVGLGGMGTEAGRTAVEAFDAQLIAAWVSPGGSADLVALTHFLYEIEQSELLKET
- a CDS encoding CitMHS family transporter, with product MLLAITGFVMIFLIIYLLLQSKAHPTPIFVIVPILCAVVCGFDFTQIAEFMKTGVTTTMPVAVLFIFSIVYFSIMSEVGLFDPLVDFLVKHARSNVILVTVATACIATIAHLDGALAATLLVTIPAMLPIYKKLHIRPVVLCVIIGAAMSIMNLLPWGGPVARVGVILNTDVNALWHTLIPLQIVGIIMVLIFAAFMGVLEKRRGAGLHPTGKAAELDEDASSAHQISDEEAAALKRPKLFWFNLLLTVGVIALLCFTKIQLYAAFMIGLSLALIVNFPDPKMQGKRIKAHAGEALGVPMILLASGVFLGVLTGTKMMDAMAETLVMLIPSVLGPYFHIIMGIFAVPIGMMLGTSPYFFGLLPLAIGVGEQYGISPENMSNAMLVGKNFAVLVTPHAATTFLCCGLAGVSIKELLRFCAPWLWGLSIISLFFAIVLGIVTV
- a CDS encoding metallophosphoesterase family protein; this translates as MTRRSFLQTAMSTILSMGFGGLFSSHHAAAAAENIRHLRQIVTAQPDRTRMIAWDSPQLLQDVRVEVSRAGGKTDTYAPSYRYLMMDDEVQFIYHAEIPVSDGASYRVIEPNGATAWIPLTRSASEMTRALLFSDSQCGESYDVWREVYYAAWQRHPQADFAAIVGDLTDNGESAWHWRAFFEAMEAGTALARHPHVPVLGNHEYYGLQWTAVPPVRYLRTFALPDNGSRDFRGHYYSFDLGAVHCIVLDTQFLEAEERGAALRAEQMDWLQRDAMASTAPWKLVLMHKDILAYGDYQVEQHTNHGISDVGQTFLDTFDTLGIDLVVSGHVHAYRRRQLRTRQTDAHGTLYLLAGPAGNEYFDVPAEDYDLAAGSNPAPSNYLYMEADAQHLHIRCETVRGTILDTAELHK